In Gossypium arboreum isolate Shixiya-1 chromosome 5, ASM2569848v2, whole genome shotgun sequence, a single genomic region encodes these proteins:
- the LOC108472405 gene encoding 3-phosphoinositide-dependent protein kinase 2: MLAMEKDVDPKLRVQGTNNNKVDDEKNCNSSSNGGASNNILKSKSFSFRAPQENFSIEDFELGKIYGVGSYSKVVRAKKKDTGTVYALKIMDKKFITKENKTAYVKLERIVLDQLDHSGVVRLYFTFQDTFSLYMALESCEGGELFDQITRKGRLSEDEARFYTAELVDALEYIHGMGLIHRDIKPENLLLTKDGHLKVADFGSVKPLQDSRITVLPNAASDDKACTFVGTAAYVPPEVLNSSPATFGNDIWALGCTLYQMLSGTSPFKDSSEWLIFQRIIARDIRFPNYFSEEARDLIDRLMDIDPSRRAGAGPDGYAAVKSHPFFKGVDWSNVRAETPPKLALKTGAHSSDGDDHSDSSQNSTHLQNGSGRQNDGPLSAESSGHITRLASIDSFDSKWQQFLEPGESVLMISMVKKLQKLSSKKVQLILTNKPKLIYVNPSKLVVKGNIIWSDNSSDLSVQVISPSHFKICTAKKVLSFDDVKQRAWQWKKAIEGLQNQ; this comes from the exons ATGTTGGCAATGGAGAAGGATGTTGATCCAAAGCTTAGGGTTCAAGGAACCAATAATAATAAGGTTGATGATGAGAAAAATTGTAATAGTTCTTCCAATGGTGGAGCTTCCAACAATATTCTGAAATCTAAAAGCTTTTCATTTAGAGCTCCTCAGGAGAATTTCAGTATTGAGGATTTTGAATTAGGCAAGATCTATGGCGTTGGTTCCTATTCAAAG GTTGTACGGGCAAAGAAGAAAGATACCGGAACGGTGTATGCATTGAAAATCATGGACAAAAAGTTCATCACCAAAGAAAACAAAACAGCTTACGTAAAGTTGGAACGGATTGTGCTCGATCAACTGGACCATTCCGGTGTTGTGCGGCTATATTTTACATTTCAAGATACTTTTTCCCTGT ACATGGCACTTGAATCATGTGAAGGTGGAGAGCTTTTTGACCAAATAACAAGA AAAGGTCGTTTATCAGAGGATGAAGCTCGTTTTTATACTGCAGAGCTTGTAGATGCTCTTGAATACATACATGGCATGGGATTGATACATAGAGATATTAAG CCAGAGAATTTGCTACTCACCAAAGACGGCCATCTTAAGGTGGCAGACTTTGGTAGTGTAAAGCCACTGCAAGATAGCCGAATTACAGTCCTTCCCAATGCAGCCTCAG ATGATAAAGCATGCACTTTTGTGGGGACGGCTGCATATGTTCCTCCCGAAGTCCTTAACTCTTCTCCAGCAACTTTCGG AAATGACATCTGGGCACTTGGCTGCACCTTGTACCAAATGCTTTCAGGGACTTCTCCATTTAAAGATTCAAGTGAATGGCTTATATTTCAAAGAATTATAGCCAGAGATATAAGATTTCCGAATTATTTTTCTGAAGAAGCCAGAGACCTTATCGATCGCTTAATG GATATCGATCCCAGTAGGCGAGCAGGTGCTGGACCCGATGGTTATGCTGCAGTCAAGAGTCATCCTTTCTTTAAGGGAGTTGACTGGAGTAATGTAAGAGCAGAAACCCCTCCGAAGCTTGCATTAAAGACAGGG gcTCATTCAAGTGATGGTGATGATCATAGTGATTCTTCACAGAATTCAACCCACCTCCAAAATGGTTCAGGTAGACAAAATGATGGACCATTGTCAGCTGAATCATCTGGCCATATAACTAGATTGGCCTCAATTGACTCCTTTGACTCGAAATG GCAACAATTTTTGGAACCGGGAGAATCTGTTCTTATGATCTCAATGGTGAAGAAACTACAGAAGTTATCGAGCAAGAAGGTGCAACTTATCCTCACCAACAAGCCGAAATTGATTTATGTAAATCCTTCGAAATTGGTCGTAAAAGGGAATATTATTTGGTCTGACAATTCTAGTGACCTCAGCGTCCAGGTCATAAGTCCATCACACTTCAAAATTTGCACG GCAAAAAAGGTATTGTCATTCGATGATGTGAAACAAAGAGCATGGCAGTGGAAAAAAGCTATCGAGGGCCTTCAAAACCAGTGA